The Ricinus communis isolate WT05 ecotype wild-type chromosome 8, ASM1957865v1, whole genome shotgun sequence sequence CCCGTCCATAGTGGTTCTAAGATCCATGTGAAACTGCAGTACTTTGAGGTTACCAAGGACCGTAACTGGGGACAGGGTATCAGAAGTTCAAAATATCCTGGAGTACCTTATACATACTTCTCGCAGAGACAAGGATGTAAGGTTTCTCTCTACCAAGATGCTCATATTCCAGACAAATTTGTTCCTCAAATTCCTCTTGCTGGAGGCAATTACTATGAGCCTCACAGGTGCTGGGAAGATGTTTTTGATGCAATTACCAATGCAAAACACTTGATCTACATCACTGGCTGGTCTGTTTATACTGAAATCTCCTTAATAAGGGACTCGAGGAGGCCAAAGCCAGGAGGAGATATCACCCTAGGTGAGCTGCTTAAGAAGAAGGCAAGTGAAGGTGTTAGGGTCCTTATGCTGGTGTGGGATGACAGAACCTCCGTTGGTTTATTGAAAAAGGATGGACTCATGGCAACTCATGATGAGGAGACTGAACATTTCTTCCAGAATACTGATGTGCATTGTGTGCTGTGTCCTCGAAATCCTGATGATGGTGGAAGCTTTGTTCAGGATCTACAAATCTCTACTATGTTCACTCATCACCAGAAGATTGTGGTGGTGGACAGTGCAATGCCTAATGGAGATTCGCAGAGGAGGAGAATTGTCAGTTTTGTTGGGGGTCTCGACCTCTGTGATGGGAGATATGATTCCCCTTTCCATTCCCTTTTCAGGACACTGGATTCGGCACACCATGATGATTTTCATCAGCCCAACTTTGCTGGTGCTTCAATTGAAAAAGGTGGTCCAAGAGAACCTTGGCATGACATCCACTCCAGACTTGAAGGACCAATTGCTTGGGatgttttgtttaattttgagCAGAGATGGAGAAAGCAAGGTGGTAAAGACCTGCTCATTCAGCTGAGAGAACTAGAAGATGTTATCATTCCCCCATCTCCTGTTATGTATCCTGATGACTTTGAGGCATGGAATGTCCAGTTGTTTAGATCCATTGATGGTGGAGCTGCATTTGGTTTCCCTGAGACACCTGAAGATGCTGCCAGAGCTGGGCTTGTCAGTGGAAAGGATAACATCATTGACCGAAGTATTCAGGATGCTTATATCCATGCCATTCGAAGGgcaaagaattttatttatattgaaaatcaGTATTTCCTTGGAAGTTCTTTTGGTTGGAGTCCTGATGGTATTAAGCCTGAGGATATTAATGCACTGCATCTAATACCCAAGGAACTTTCACTCAAGATACTTAGCAAGATTGCGGCAGGGGAGAGGTTCACTGTTTACATTGTTGTTCCAATGTGGCCAGAGGGTATACCAGAGAGTGCATCAGTTCAGGCTATATTAGATTGGCAGAAGAGGACAATGGAAATGATGTATAAAGATATTGTGCAGGCTCTCAAAGCCAATGGAATTATTGAGGATCCTCGGAACTATCTGACATTCTTCTGCCTTGGTAACCGCGAAGTGAAGAAGAGTGGTGAATATGAACCTGCAGAAAAACCAGAGCCTGATACAGACTATATAAGAGCTCAGGAGGCCAGACGTTTCATGATTTATGTTCATACAAAGATGATGATTGGTGAGTGACTGTTTGCTTTACTTTGGCCCTTGTTATTTACAGTTTTTGACGCGGCATTCCCCTCTAGGAAACTTACAGTTTTGGTTACTGATATGTAAAAGTgaagatttttgaaattagGGCTTTTTGATAAACCCACATTAACCCTACAATCCTACCATTAACAGATCATTTTAATTGTCAACACCTCCATTATCACTGTAACTGTCACGATCATCCACCATGGCCAGCATTACTGTTGCTCCTACCCCAACCATAAGCACTTCTAACCATCAGTGCTATTCTTATCAGCACATTTCTGTCTTCAAGTGTCATTTTTCCTACCACTAGAATTACCAGCACCATCATGGTTATCATCCACACTCCTATAGCATCTACTACTGTCACCATTTCAAATGCCACAATAACCTTGTCAGATATATTGTTACTACCAACAAAACCAATGCCACCATCATCACCTCTAGTCACCACTATTATGAATTTGATTGTCACCATTTATTCTTTGATAAGAAAACtgaattctaataattaaatgtgaGCACTTACTAATACAATTATATTTGAACTCTTagttttttcattattaaaactTTTAGCTTTCTAGTGGTTAATTCTACCAAACTCATTTTTGATGCCTCTAGCAATGAATTTTAAGGCCTTTAACTACTGCTTTAGCTAGAGATATAAACTTAAGGAACATGCAGACACACGGCTGCATCCTAGAGAACAAATTGAAATAGCTTACTtgaagattttaaattttaatttcattcatACTCTTAAGTCTGCTTTAATagtgtttctctcttttcttcttattctggCATTCTTTATTTAGTTGCCACATGAATTTGACACGTGGCTTTTGCAGTCGATGATGAGTACATTATAATTGGATCTGCCAACATCAACCAGAGATCAATGGATGGTGCTAGAGACTCCGAAATAGCCATGGGAGCCTATCAACCACATCACTTGTCAACCAGGCAGCCAGCACGAGGTCAGATCCATGGTTTCCGGATGTCATTATGGTACGAACACCTTGGCATGCTCGACGAGTCATTCCTTAATCCAGAAAGTGAGGAGTGTGTCAGAAAGGTGAACCAGATGGCAGAAAAATATTGGGATCTCTATTCAAGCGAGACACTGGAACATGACCTACCTGGTCATTTGCTCCGGTATCCTATTGGGGTCGCTAGTGAAGGAGATGTCACAGAGCTCCCTGGAACCGAGTTTTTCCCTGACACGAAGGCTCGTGTTCTAGGTGCTAAATCCGATTACCTTCCTCCCATCCTGACAACTTAATGGAACTCTAAGCAGTTCTCGAAGAATTACCTGCCTTGCCAGCCCGTTTATGTTACTAGTTGTAGCCAGAAAATAAATCATGTATCGCCATTCTATCCATAATGTTTTTGTGCCAGGATTGGGGTATCAGGATTGACAGATGTGTCACTGCTGTGGTGTGGTGTGATGCTGTCTATGTTGAACTTTGTTTATCTAATCCATGTCTTTTTCTACATTATCATAGATTATGTTTATGTTCATTACCATTAGCTGCCATGTTGAAAGTCCTGAACCATCTTCCGATGATCTTGGAAGGTGTCGAAAGTTTTATTACCTCTGCCTGGGGTAGATCCTAATAGGAGGTGGTGAACATTGCCGCTTATCATTGGCATCTAAATAATAACAGGAAGATAATCGATTCAATTCCATCTGAAGGCAAGAAATCCTTTCCCAAATGTGGATGATCTTGAAATGGTGAACACTGGGGGTCAATAATGATTTAGAACTTTAAGACTAATACATCGTAATAAGTGGCGTCTCTTAGATCATCAATGCAACGGAATCAACAATCATTCCATATGTAAGAAAATTAGAGTTTGttcttttaaatcttaatctaaatattaaatggATGTATAGAGTTTTGCGCCTAGTCTTCCTTTCCcttcatcaaaacagaataaCAATGTTCCTTCTccttttaccttttcttaaTTCATATGCATCTTCcaaaagaaatcaaacaaaatcttCTCATTCCTTCCCGTTAAGATGTGTcgtataaaagaaattct is a genomic window containing:
- the LOC8282326 gene encoding phospholipase D alpha 1 (The RefSeq protein has 2 frameshifts compared to this genomic sequence), which translates into the protein MAQISLHGTLHVTIYEVDKLHSGGGPHFFRKLVENIEETVGFGKGVSKLYATIDLEKARVGRTRILENEQSNPRWYESFHVYCAHQASNVIFTVKDDNPIGATLIGRAYVPVEELLDGEEIDRWVEILDEDKNPVHSGSKIHVKLQYFEVTKDRNWGQGIRSSKYPGVPYTYFSQRQGCKVSLYQDAHIPDKFVPQIPLAGGNYYEPHRCWEDVFDAITNAKHLIYITGWSVYTEISLIRDSRRPKPGGDITLGELLKKKASEGVRVLMLVWDDRTSVGLLKKDGLMATHDEETEHFFQNTDVHCVLCPRNPDDGGSFVQDLQISTMFTHHQKIVVVDSAMPNGDSQRRRIVSFVGGLDLCDGRYDSPFHSLFRTLDSAHHDDFHQPNFAGASIEKGGPREPWHDIHSRLEGPIAWDVLFNFEQRWRKQGGKDLLIQLRELEDVIIPPSPVMYPDDFEAWNVQLFRSIDGGAAFGFPETPEDAPEAGLVSGKDNIIDRSIQDAYIHAIRRAKNFIYIENQYFLGSSFGWSPDGIKPEDINALHLIPKELSLKILSKIAAGERFTVYIVVPMWPEGIPESASVQAILDWQKRTMEMMYKDIVQALKANGIIEDPRNYLTFFCLGNREVKKSGEYEPAEKPEPDTDYIRAQEARRFMIYVHTKMMIVDDEYIIIGSANINQRSMDGARDSEIAMGAYQPHHLSTRQPARGQIHGFRMSLWYEHLGMLDESFLNPESEECVRKVNQMAEKYWDLYSSETLEHDLPGHLLRYPIGVASEGDVTELPGTEFFPDTKARVLGAKSDYLPPILTT
- the LOC8282326 gene encoding phospholipase D alpha 1 isoform X1, which translates into the protein MAQISLHGTLHVTIYEVDKLHSGGGPHFFRKLVENIEETVGFGKGVSKLYATIDLEKARVGRTRILENEQSNPRWYESFHVYCAHQASNVIFTVKDDNPIGATLIGRAYVPVEELLDGEEIDRWVEILDEDKNPVHSGSKIHVKLQYFEVTKDRNWGQGIRSSKYPGVPYTYFSQRQGCKVSLYQDAHIPDKFVPQIPLAGGNYYEPHRCWEDVFDAITNAKHLIYITGWSVYTEISLIRDSRRPKPGGDITLGELLKKKASEGVRVLMLVWDDRTSVGLLKKDGLMATHDEETEHFFQNTDVHCVLCPRNPDDGGSFVQDLQISTMFTHHQKIVVVDSAMPNGDSQRRRIVSFVGGLDLCDGRYDSPFHSLFRTLDSAHHDDFHQPNFAGASIEKGGPREPWHDIHSRLEGPIAWDVLFNFEQRWRKQGGKDLLIQLRELEDVIIPPSPVMYPDDFEAWNVQLFRSIDGGAAFGFPETPEDAARAGLVSGKDNIIDRSIQDAYIHAIRRAKNFIYIENQYFLGSSFGWSPDGIKPEDINALHLIPKELSLKILSKIAAGERFTVYIVVPMWPEGIPESASVQAILDWQKRTMEMMYKDIVQALKANGIIEDPRNYLTFFCLGNREVKKSGEYEPAEKPEPDTDYIRAQEARRFMIYVHTKMMIVDDEYIIIGSANINQRSMDGARDSEIAMGAYQPHHLSTRQPARGQIHGFRMSLWYEHLGMLDESFLNPESEECVRKVNQMAEKYWDLYSSETLEHDLPGHLLRYPIGVASEGDVTELPGTEFFPDTKARVLGAKSDYLPPILTT